The genomic window GGAAGCACTCGAGATTGAAACCAGACATCCGGGGAGCAGAcagggctgggctgggctgcGGTGAAGAGCGCACATGTGGAGGGTGGACGAAGACGGTGACTGGCCGTGGCTGGCCGTGCGCTGATGGCAGCGTGCATCGCCAAGGGCATCCATGATTCACGACCCAAGCTCTCAGGCAATTGAAACAGCGGGGCAGCGCATCTGGAAGCCGTGCTTGGGCAACAGACACTTTGGCGGTCTGGCCTTTATTTACTTAAGATTTTATGAGAATACGCTAGCTGCCTAGTAGCTGAGTAAGCTGCAGTACCTCTAGGTATTCATTATATAGGGAAAGAACAAGAAACTTATCATCGGGATACTACTCCTGCCCGGGCCCGTGTAGGGTTGAGGCCGTTGCCTGCCATTTGACATTGTACTTAGATGTGGTTAGCGTCGCTACTCGCTAATAACCTTGTGCCAGGAGCCACTCCAAGAGTGTCTGGTGGTTGTGcaagaaacattgaagagtaATTCCTAGTATGGCCTTTAATTTTGACTACTGTCTTTAGTCGAGTAATTAATCCGCCATGTCAAGGTGCCCTCGACGCATGCGCGCGGTTCAGCATTCCGTGGACTCGGCCGGCCGGCGCGTCGGAACTGTATACCCAACTTGCGCCAGGCTGGAACAATGGAAGAAACCTGACTGGACCTTGAGAGCCAGACACAGACGCGGGGAAGACATCAATTGGCattcattcaatgtttggttAGGCTCTGACACTTGACTCACAGCACAGACCGTCACCACAGGCCAGCATCCCTGTCTGGACGCGGGCGGGCATTTGGAGAAATCAGAGGGCAGTCAGGTTCTACTGCAAGTCTGGAATACACCAGCTCGACACTCGCATGCATCCAGAACGCACATGTACAGAAGCACCCAAACTCAACCCCCTTCCCGGAGGTTTACCGTCAACTTGCAAGCTGACCAAGAACTCTActcattcaatgttccatcaTTGGCGCAGACCACTCGTTCTCAACCAAGACTAATGACCACACGCGACGTCGACTTGACGATTGTCCCTCCCGATGCAGTGCACTCACAGAACCTTAATCACAATCTCTCCCTCGCCCACAGGTCTCTCAAATCCATCCCAGTACATTTCAAAAGTCTCATTTTCAACATCAAATGCAGTGTCACCGTCTCTTCTCTTGTCATCTAGAGAGAGTGCATCTCTCTGTGCCCGCCGACCAGCGATTCTCCTCCGCAGAACCTCCTTGTCTGCGTCGAGGAATACCAGAAGCCAGCGTCCACCGTGTTTAGCAATGGCCTCTTTGTACTCCTCGCGGTACTTCCTGTTCCAGAAGGCGAGATCCAGGACTATGTCTTTCTGCTTCTCTCCGAGCAGGCGGATGAGCTCTGCTTTTACGTGCTGTAGACCCTCAGCTTGATACTCGGGGTATTTGCCCTCGGGATAATCAATCTTGAAGAGTCCATAGTTCTCGTATATATAAGAATCAACAGATAACCGAGCCGAGTTTGGTAGTTTTTTAACAATGTCCTTTGATAAAGTAGACTTTCCTGCCCCTGAAGACTCGTTTGACGCGTTAGTCAATGCTTGCCTCGGAATGTTGAACTTTGGGGATCGTCATGTCTACTGACCGGATATCCCACAGGTCATTATAACTACTTGTCGGTCATCGTTGTCTGAAGACTGAATATGGGAAAGTACCTGCAAACGTGTTAGATCCAGTTGGCGGTAGTCGCCTTTGCGGACGAATTCAATTCATACCTGTTTGAGGGCAGAATCGCTCGTAGTGTTCGGTTCATCATTCATGACGGCAGAGGGGTTTGATGCGAAAAGGCAACGATGCCTTCCAAGGGTGCATTCAaagacatgtatgtatatggCGAAACCAGTCACGGAGCCCGGCGTGCAGAATTGCAATTGGAGCCAGCAAAGTGAGTCATTATCTTTAGCCCGGTGCTGTATCGTACTTCTCCCACCATCGATCCTCCGAAGCGCTTTCTTAATGAGTAAACCGGACGACCCTGAAAATATAGGGAgaaaggaaatattattttGTTATATTAAAACGGCGTTATACCTTCTGCATTGATCCCTTTTGACACGTCACATGCGTCATCAGACTGACCATGCTTCAGGCACGTCAGTTGGACGAGGATGGATACGCGCAACAGACAACGCACTTAACAGACTAGTAGTGTAGGATTCTCCCCTGGTCACGCCAAGGTATATGCACCGAATCTCTCATGCTGGATATCCTGGTAaagttactccgtacgacgCCCTCCATTTGAAAACTCATTCCATCTTCGCAGGATTGACATTCGAGGCGGACGACTCCGCGATCCGAGGTGGGTCACGTGCTTGGTCGTATCTCTCAGTGGAGGCAACGTCAATCGGCTGCGACATTCTTCAGAATTTagacaccagactgcttGTCATAGCCACATTGcccgccatcttcacccaATCTCGACGAGCGCTTTATCAACAACCAGGTCCAACAAAACCCTTCTACATCACCTCTTTCAGATTTCCAAAACACAATGTCTGGCGTCGCAGCCATCGAAGAGGAGAGATCACAATACCAAGAGCAGGTTCGTATCCTACGTTTCAGCACTCCATTATTTCTATCGCTTTGGGCTAACTCTGCGTCAAGCTCGATATCATCCTTCAACAACTCCGAGATGACCCAGACAGCGCCGAACTTCAGGCTCTACAGGAAGAGCTGACCAACGTTATTGGTCTTCTCGACGAGAACATCGCAGAGCTACGACCAAACCAGCCATCTCAACCTACCCCCAAAGaaccgtcgccgccaccacaGCCCGAAAAATGGTCTCGTGAAAACCACCCCGCCTTTAAGAAGGCCCCTCCGCCCCcggaagaaaaggaagagccTCCAGTCACGTATCATGTGAACGacaccgtcatggccaaaTGGGTATCCGGAGACAAGAATTTCTATCAAGCCAGAATCACTTCCATCACCGGGTCGTCCGCCGCACCGATATACACTGTCAAGTTCAAAAGTTATGACAATACAGAGACTCTAAGATCAAAAGACCTAAAGCCCATTTCTAATAAGAGGAAAGCTGACGACCCTCCGCCGCAGCCGTCGGCTCCAGGTGTTGTGTCGTCTGCTGGGGCTACAATGTATCCTGGTGCCCAGCACGAAGCCCAGCAGGATGCGGAGGCTGCGCAAGCCCCGAAACCGAAAaagatcaaggccaagaaagagCTTGAGGCCGGCAAGGCTAAGTGGCAAGCATTTAATGCAAAGTCTAAATTTGGCAAAACGAATAAGAAGGATAGCATGTTCCGCACGCCGGAGGGTATTCATGGAAGAGGTATGTGCACATGCGTATAGCATCTTTTTTGATGAGCAAGACCTATACGCTAGATTATGCTAACAATTGGCGATGTAGTGGGCTTTACTGGCTCTGGCCAAGCTATGCGGAAAGATCCTACTCGATCTCGTCATGTTTACCAGGTAAACGAAGACCTAGACTAACGACTCtccttttcattttttttctaGTTCATGTTCACAAGCGCGATACGAAGCCAGATCGGCGTTAAGGGATGGATGTGTTAAGGTTGGGTGGGCTTTTACGCTATATATCTCGGTAATATGCCTCCTGATTGATAAAGGCTGAGGCTAACCTGGTGTATCTTCGCCCCTGAAACGGCCTGCTGCCGAACGTCGTAATAGTTCGAAAAACATAGGATATACCACGTCGACAGGGGATAAATCATTCTTTCCAGTTCGAAATCATAATTTGGGTCTAGGCTTGACTGGGCTCTATTGATATGGTACTTAAACCCTCGCGAGATCAAGACTGTGCAGACGTGCTAATGGCTTTATGTGCGGGATATCAAATGTATTGAAACAAATATTGTACACGGAGCTACCATCCTTCACATTCCTAATTCCTCTCCAAGCCAACTTTTGGCAAGATTTTATCGGCAACCCGTAGAAACGCCGATGCTCTCTCACTTGATGGTTCGGCCACGACCGTAGGCTTCCCTTTCTCAGCATCGTCTCCAATGTTTGGATGTAGAGGAATATCGCCCAAGAAGCATATCTCATGATCTTTGCACAACCTCTCGACTCTTTCATTCGACCCAAACACATTCGtctcgccatggcaatggGGACATACGAACAGTGACATGTTCTGGACCAGACCTAGAATATTCACACCCACTGCCTTGAACATGTTGATACCCTTGACAGCGTCTTTCGTTGCCAGGGTATGAGGGGTTGTGACGATTATAGACCCTAGGAAATCAACGTTAGCAGACTCGTAGCGCACGAACCACAGGGAGGAGGGGTCGGAAGGTTGGCTGCCTACCATCTAAAATGACTTGTTGGGTTATGGTTAACTGTGTGTCACCAGTACCAGGTGGCAGGTCGAGAACCAGAATGTCCAAACCGCCCCAGTCTACTTCGTGAAGTAGCTGTTGGATGGCTTTCATCACCATTGGTCCTCGCCAGACAACCGGCGCATTCTCGCCAATTAGATAACCCATTGACATGGTTTTGACACCATAATTCGTGAGAGGAACCAGCTGGTTATCTAGAACAAAGATCAGTCGTCGAGCCAGACGAATACAtccaagaagaaagaaactTACTTTTTGATAATCTTGGCTCTCCGGACAAGTCAAATAGTGTTGGAATCGACGGTCCAAATATATCTGTGTCTAAAATGCCTGCTCGGAACCCCAATCTGGCAAAAGCCAGGGATAGGTTGGCTGCCTCATTGACATTAAAATGCGTGAATACCGTGGCATTGGACCGGCCAAGAACTCACCCGCGACTGTGCTCTTCCCAACACCGCCCTTGGCAGATGATACGGCGATGACCTTTTCAACTCCAGTGATCTTGCGTCGCTGGGGACGTTTTGCCCAGGTTGGCGGCGTGCCAGATCGGGGCAAGCCCTACGACATGTGTTAGGTcctataaataaaaagggaaaatatatatatatataaacaTATCATAGGAGATTGATAAATTGGGAACTTACTAGAGGGTTTTCATGATATAATGGGCGAAACCACTGGAGGAGGCGTGCTGTTGTCTGGCGCATGTTTGGGACTGCTGTCGCCGCCAGAACTTGTGCAAAAATAACGCTACTAGAATTTGGGATCGTTTGACTGATTTTGACTACGTGGGATATACAAAAATACTGTGGTTAAGTGCACGACCTAATAGTAGTTGCTGGGCCAGGTCTTGGGGCCAATGGTTGTATAatgtcgagtctggtctggtactttaTGCTATCGAGGCTGGTAACGGAAGGTGGCTCCAGCACAGACCTACCAGCAGCATACTTGTAGAGTTCAAGCTGCGTTCTGCCACTACACACCGCCTAAAAGTTGATGCTGGAGCGACAGAGACAAAATCTTTTGAACGTGGGGCTCACGTCTGATCTTTAATCAAGCATTGCAAGCTGAACGGGAAAGAAAATGGCCAAAGTAAAAGGCCGCGCCGAGCAGTTCCAGGATCCAGACGAGGCCATCATCAAAGGTACTCAGGCCAACCCGAAAGCATTGCATTTTTGCACAATCGCATAAACTAACATTTACAGACCACGACCCGGAAGCCAATGGCAGCAGTAGCGAGGACAGCGAAGACGAGAATCTGGGCACGGAGCACTATGTTCGCGTGGGAAAGAGCAAATTGAGACAGAAAGAAAGCGTTTCACTCGGCCCTGAATACAGGGGCTCTCGGGTTAGCCGATCTGCATTGGATAACGAGaccgaggatgacgaagacgcaGAGGAGAGTGAGgacaatgatgatgatgaagacgactaCGACGATCCTGATGTCGCCGACCTGGaagccgacgaggccgagtcCAACGACTCGGAGATTGACAGCGACAACGCTCTAGGCGAGTCGGATGCCGAACGGTTCAAAGACTACTCTTTTCGTGGGAGTGCCAAGCCTGCGAAACCCAAGGGAAGGGGCAAGAGGGCTACTGCAGCAGATTTCATGTCTGTTGATGACGAGAACCGTGAATCTGACAGAGATGAAGATATGGATGATGGACTTGATGCGCTGGTGAATGGTGGAGACGACTCTGAAGAAgtggacgatgaggacgaagaggacagtgaggaggatgatggtgatgatgatgatgatgaagaggacgaggaggatgacgaggacggcgatgatgacgaaactgaagaagaggaaacgTCCGGGAAGAAAATTGCGGCCAGACCCCACCTATCTGCTCTGTCCAACCGAGCTGATATCGACAAAGGTGTTGCTATCCAGAAGCAGCGCAAGATTTACGATGGTTTACTCAATCTACGCATTCGGTTACAGAAAGCACTCGTTGCCGCCAATTCATTCCCCACGGTGGAGGCGGGCACTGATGCCGAGTCTGAGCCATACGAAGCTGCTGAAGAGGCTGCCATCAAGCTGCTGAACACCATTAGCAGCTTGCGTGAAAGCATCAAAGCGCCAACTAAAACCGGCGAGAAGCGGAAGCGCGATTTTGTTGCATCAATGTCAAACGACGACATTTGGGAACAGCTACAAGACGAAGACAAGGACGCGACTGGCTTTCGTCAAGAACGATTGGAGAAGTGGTCCAAAAAAGTCCAAAgtgtcaacatggcaagaCCGAGTGGAATTAGCGAAAAGAACAAGACCCTCATTAGTGCCCTCCAGGAGCAGTTAATAGTCCCCAACAACAGGCTGGTCAAACGGACACGAGTCCCTCGATCATGTGCCCCTGCGCAGCTCGCCAAGAAAGTCGCCACTGACGAGTATGTCTACGATGACGCTGACTTCTACCAGCTTCTCCTGAAGGAACTGGTTGACCAGCGAACTGTAGAAGGAGTCGCAGACTACGCTACTGCTGTGCCGACGGTAATGGTGACAGCGACAAAGGAAGCCAAGGTGCGCAAGCAAGTAGATCGCAAGGCTAGCAAGGGACGGAAGATGAGATTCACGGTGCATGAGAAATTGCAAAACTTTATGGCGCCAGAGGACAGGAGAGGCTGGGAACAGGAGGCGATTGACCGTTTCTTTGGAACACTGTTTGGGCGCAAGTTGGAGCTGAACGAGGATGAGAGCGACCATGAAGAGATGGAGGGTGTGGATATTGAAGAGGAAGGACTGAAGTTGTTTAGAAATTGAGCCGTGCATTTGTAGATATATCGATGGCAAGCTGAAGTTGAAAATTTACCTCTACATAGAAAATGAGGACGGAACCAGAACGATGCTAGTGGCGGTGTTTGATGGGGCCTTTGTTAGGGCAATCAATTGATTGCATGGTCATGACCAAGCCATGACTTTCAGGGCCTTCCTATTGGCAACGAAAAACAAAGTTGCAGTTGAATGCGTCTGATTTGATTTACCCTGGCGCAGGACATTTGCTCGCTCGTCAACCGGACCAGACCCTTTTGGCGCACTCAAACTAGCAGCACCCCGGACGGGCAGAGTTCGGAACTTTCAACTCACATTAGCCTGTCTCATCTTTGCCCTAGCAATCACcgcatacatatgtacagtatGTACACGCATTGACTGTGTGTATTGGACGGCGTACGTATTAGTACTGTTCCATCAGAGCAGAGATCTGCCACCTGCAGGTACTTTTCAAGGCATGCCACTCAAGCCtttggccgccgccaccaaagTTAGCTCTCCCGTCTGTGTGGACGTCACGTGGGGCCGTCAACCCTCGTGGTCGGTGGTccgtggaggaggatgggTTTTTGGCCGCTCTGACAGTCTTGCAGTGTCGGTGGCAGGCTGGCAGTGGCAGGCTGGCTGAGCCGGCGCCAGGTatttgccatcattgcccCCCCTTCCCTTGTTAATCACAGGtgcctttcttttcttcccgACTCGCATGGTTTCCCGGTCCGCAACGACGGGTGAAGGCAAAAGGGATTGATGTGGTCGGGCGCAACAACATGGAGCAGATCCAGACACAAGCGTCTGATTTGCGCTACCTGGCGCAAGCTCCCGCCGCGCTGAGCGACACGGCAAGCATATCCTATGATACACCGCGGCCTGGGCCACACGCCAGTCCGTCTGGTTCCGCTTCATACGGAGACAATTCCGCTGGCATCGGTGCCTCTGCGGCCGCGTCCAATGCCAACAAGAGGAAGTCGATGGACGACGGAGCAGCGCAGAAACAGacgaggagcaagaggaATCGGGTGAGTCTTGACCAACCCCCAGGGACCTCCCTTGCTTGCTGTATATTGCACCCGGCATGTGTCGGCTATTTTGGCCTGTGATGTTGGGGTCTTGATGTTTGTTCTGATGTTTTTGGTGTTACCCGAGTCgtccccccccccttcgGTCTTGTGCGAGCTGCAGATGCCGCCGGTTCGTCGCGTGTCACAATATGGCTATTGGCCTGCGGATGCGTGCATGCACGACTTGCTCTGTACATGATGTTGCTGACATATTCTTGGTGGTTGACTGGCAGTATATCTCCATCGCGTGGTGAGTTCTTTATCCCTGACATTCGACATTCCCCCACGCAGATTGGGACTGACGCAGAATGCGCACAGCAACGAGtgcaagagaagaaaaatcAAGTGCAATGGCGAGACGCCTTGCCAACGATGTGGCAACCTCAATCTGGCGTGCTTATACGCCCCCAACTGCTGCTCAAACAACTTCAAGGACTCGGATGAGTTTAGGAGCGTCACAAGCCAGCTCAGTCGACTCCAGGAAGAAGTCAACTGGCTGAATCAGACGATGAAGACTCTTTTGCAGGCAGAGCCAACTCGTATTGTGGCCCCCTCAACCGATCGCATCCTGAACGGCAGACTTGGCTCGACCCTTGCgccctcctcttccgcaCAAAGCTCCGCGTCCAtggccagaccagacttgtcGCACTCCAAAGTAGGGGAGTTCCGGGGTCCTACCAGCATGGCTTACAGTCTAGATATTGCCAACACGACCATCTCCAGCATGGGATATCGTGGTATCGATGAGACGTCCGACCAAGAGCAGCACGGAAGCGATGTTGCTATGCAGATCGGTACTAGCAATACTGGTCATGACCCTCTGTTAGAATTCGACAAGGACGAGATGATTCGGCTGTGTCGATTGCATGAGGAAGAGGTCGGCATAATGTACCCAGTGCTCAACATCGAGAGCGTCACCGCTCACGCCAAGAACATCGCACCGTTATTGGACTCTATGCGTGGCCAACAACAGCCCACGGGACTCGTCAATGACGAGAAGACATTACAACTCAAAATTGTCCTCTGCTGCGCTCTGGTTACCGAGTTCCATGGCAACAGCGACAAGGCTGTCCGACTGTATGAGAGTATGGAGGGGGTAGTCAACAAGAAGTTGATGTCTGATCCCACTGACGTGGCCAGCTTGCCGCTTCTTTGCCTGCTGGCCGGGTTCAAATATCTTTCTTACGAAGAAGTTCTGGCATGGAGAATCATGGGGCAGGTTGTACGGCTCTGCCTGGAAGCTGGTATTCATCAGATGGCGGGGTTGATGAGGATCCAGGACGACGCAGAGAGACGGGATGCACTGAACAGCTTCTGGTCGGCATATGTTCTCGACAGACGATGGGCATTTGCCACCGGGCTACCCTATGCGGTGATGGATGAGGAAATCGATCCCAGGCTACCGCTCCCCGTAGGTGCAAATACAGAGAGGAAAGAAACATGGGTCATATATCACTGACTATTTCTAGGAGGAGTACCCGTTCCTTGTTGCCATGATCACCTACTCTCGTCTTGGTGCCAAGGTCTGGCGCCAAGTGTCACGTCTCGGGCCGGCACTGGCTCGAGAATCACACCAAGAAGAGATTGATAATCTTGATCGAGAGATACTCCAGTGGTATGATAGTGTACCCGAAGAAGTCAAGGTGCAAAACTGGGACAAGGAAAAACAAATAACATCGATACCCTCGTACAATCTGCAGCGTCTCAAGATCTTCACATATTTGAGACTTAATCAGGTCCGTCCCTCGACGTGGGTTTTCCCGCGACAGAGTACTAACTGGTGACAGATTCGTATCTGGCTGTATACTCCTATTCTACACAGCGCCACAAGCATCATGCAACATCCGGGTCAAGCGCAGCGtgttgtcgactttgccaaggacACCATACAATATTTGAACAATTTGAACAACACCACGAACTTGTACCGACGATCGCAATCCTTCTACCATCAATTCCTGGCCTCGGCCATTTCCGTGGTGTTTCTCGCGTCGGTGCATGCTCCCATCCGATTTAGTGCTGTTTGCAGGGAGGAGTTTTACCTAGCGCTGGACTTGGTGAGGGAC from Metarhizium brunneum chromosome 2, complete sequence includes these protein-coding regions:
- the BFR2 gene encoding Protein BFR2, which translates into the protein MAKVKGRAEQFQDPDEAIIKDHDPEANGSSSEDSEDENLGTEHYVRVGKSKLRQKESVSLGPEYRGSRVSRSALDNETEDDEDAEESEDNDDDEDDYDDPDVADLEADEAESNDSEIDSDNALGESDAERFKDYSFRGSAKPAKPKGRGKRATAADFMSVDDENRESDRDEDMDDGLDALVNGGDDSEEVDDEDEEDSEEDDGDDDDDEEDEEDDEDGDDDETEEEETSGKKIAARPHLSALSNRADIDKGVAIQKQRKIYDGLLNLRIRLQKALVAANSFPTVEAGTDAESEPYEAAEEAAIKLLNTISSLRESIKAPTKTGEKRKRDFVASMSNDDIWEQLQDEDKDATGFRQERLEKWSKKVQSVNMARPSGISEKNKTLISALQEQLIVPNNRLVKRTRVPRSCAPAQLAKKVATDEYVYDDADFYQLLLKELVDQRTVEGVADYATAVPTVMVTATKEAKVRKQVDRKASKGRKMRFTVHEKLQNFMAPEDRRGWEQEAIDRFFGTLFGRKLELNEDESDHEEMEGVDIEEEGLKLFRN
- the IND1 gene encoding Iron-sulfur protein IND1, yielding MRQTTARLLQWFRPLYHENPLGLPRSGTPPTWAKRPQRRKITGVEKVIAVSSAKGGVGKSTVAANLSLAFARLGFRAGILDTDIFGPSIPTLFDLSGEPRLSKNNQLVPLTNYGVKTMSMGYLIGENAPVVWRGPMVMKAIQQLLHEVDWGGLDILVLDLPPGTGDTQLTITQQVILDGSIIVTTPHTLATKDAVKGINMFKAVGVNILGLVQNMSLFVCPHCHGETNVFGSNERVERLCKDHEICFLGDIPLHPNIGDDAEKGKPTVVAEPSSERASAFLRVADKILPKVGLERN